A single Nicotiana tabacum cultivar K326 chromosome 5, ASM71507v2, whole genome shotgun sequence DNA region contains:
- the LOC107816132 gene encoding putative fatty acyl-CoA reductase 5 isoform X2, with the protein MESSKIQQFLEGKIIFITGATGFLAKILVEKILRVQPNVKKLYLLVRASDTKSAKKRFYEEIMQTELFKVLREKIGAKNLNSLVEEKVFPVAGDISFEDFGIENSEIKDEMFKEIEIIINSAATTRFDERYDIAMNINVLGAVNVLKFAKRCEKVKIIVHVSTAYVCGEGEGVIPEKSFILGETLNKNSYLDIDVERKVIEDKLKELEAQQLTSKEVTIAMKDLGIQRKGGEGERLSTGKYQRN; encoded by the exons ATGGAATCATCTAAAATTCAACAATTTTTAGAAGGCAAAATTATTTTCATTACGGGTGCCACGGGTTTCCTTGCAAAAA TTTTGGTGGAGAAGATACTTCGGGTTCAACCAAACGTGAAAAAGTTATACCTTCTAGTAAGAGCTTCGGACACCAAATCAGCCAAGAAACGTTTttatgaagag ATTATGCAGACTGAATTGTTTAAGGTTCTAAGAGAAAAGATAGGTGCAAAAAACCTAAACTCTCTCGTAGAAGAGAAGGTATTTCCAGTTGCTGGTGATATTTCATTTGaggattttggaattgaaaattcgGAGATAAAAGATGAAATGTTCAAAGAAATCGAAATAATTATAAACTCAGCTGCAACTACTAGATTTGATGAGAG ATATGATATTGCCATGAATATCAATGTCCTAGGTGCCGTCAACGTCCTCAAGTTTGCTAAAAGATGTGAAAAAGTGAAGATTATTGTTCACGTATCCACTG CTTATGTTTGTGGGGAAGGGGAAGGAGTTATACCAGAGAAATCATTCATTTTGGGTGAGACACTCAACAAAAACTCCTACTTAGACATTGATGTGGAGAGGAAGGTGATAGAAGACAAACTTAAGGAACTTGAAGCTCAACAATTGACATCAAAGGAAGTGACGATAGCCATGAAAGACCTTGGCATTCAAAG AAAAGGAGGAGAAGGAGAGAGATTGAGTACGGGGAAGTATCAAAGAAATTGA
- the LOC107816132 gene encoding putative fatty acyl-CoA reductase 5 isoform X1: MESSKIQQFLEGKIIFITGATGFLAKILVEKILRVQPNVKKLYLLVRASDTKSAKKRFYEEIMQTELFKVLREKIGAKNLNSLVEEKVFPVAGDISFEDFGIENSEIKDEMFKEIEIIINSAATTRFDERYDIAMNINVLGAVNVLKFAKRCEKVKIIVHVSTAYVCGEGEGVIPEKSFILGETLNKNSYLDIDVERKVIEDKLKELEAQQLTSKEVTIAMKDLGIQRRRRREIEYGEVSKKLTPRRKASRTAANASCSETSPKTLPRG, translated from the exons ATGGAATCATCTAAAATTCAACAATTTTTAGAAGGCAAAATTATTTTCATTACGGGTGCCACGGGTTTCCTTGCAAAAA TTTTGGTGGAGAAGATACTTCGGGTTCAACCAAACGTGAAAAAGTTATACCTTCTAGTAAGAGCTTCGGACACCAAATCAGCCAAGAAACGTTTttatgaagag ATTATGCAGACTGAATTGTTTAAGGTTCTAAGAGAAAAGATAGGTGCAAAAAACCTAAACTCTCTCGTAGAAGAGAAGGTATTTCCAGTTGCTGGTGATATTTCATTTGaggattttggaattgaaaattcgGAGATAAAAGATGAAATGTTCAAAGAAATCGAAATAATTATAAACTCAGCTGCAACTACTAGATTTGATGAGAG ATATGATATTGCCATGAATATCAATGTCCTAGGTGCCGTCAACGTCCTCAAGTTTGCTAAAAGATGTGAAAAAGTGAAGATTATTGTTCACGTATCCACTG CTTATGTTTGTGGGGAAGGGGAAGGAGTTATACCAGAGAAATCATTCATTTTGGGTGAGACACTCAACAAAAACTCCTACTTAGACATTGATGTGGAGAGGAAGGTGATAGAAGACAAACTTAAGGAACTTGAAGCTCAACAATTGACATCAAAGGAAGTGACGATAGCCATGAAAGACCTTGGCATTCAAAG GAGGAGAAGGAGAGAGATTGAGTACGGGGAAGTATCAAAGAAATTGACTCCGAGGCGAAAGGCTTCACGGACGGCGGCAAATGCGTCTTGTTCGGAGACATCCCCGAAGACTTTGCCAAGAGGATAA